In one Arachis duranensis cultivar V14167 chromosome 9, aradu.V14167.gnm2.J7QH, whole genome shotgun sequence genomic region, the following are encoded:
- the LOC107463679 gene encoding KH domain-containing protein HEN4 codes for MSNNKRPPDPAPLPGSATAKRRHFPPETVFRVVCPPSRIADLTAHTGDGVKILVDDSAPPISDHECILVVVTAPSEQPPVTAGEWEGGVEASPPQQSLVRVLERIVEREEHGSNQNANSTVSFRLVAPSYQVGCVVGRGGKIVERIRQESGASVRVLAKDQVPLPPPGDEFIQITGNFGAVKKALLSVSACILEKEASNSGAFKSSGPGGHHGAAPPHHVEPHRERYGPDSHTRGYAPFPGPENAGHGHRPFIEEDVIFKLLCQHDKVGSLIGKGGSVVRALQNDTGASIQIVDTGPDSEERVVVIAARENSDLKHSPAQEAVIRVHNRLTEIGFEPSAAVVARLLVRSPQVGCLLGKGGLVISEMRRATGASIRIFSKEQIKFISQNEEVVQVIGNIQSVQDALFHITSRIRETIFPMRAPPNFSAPPHMPPFPDMPPSFRPRNHLMSSGHPAHPVGPPHGIDHSAVPPPPPDQHGFSHGMGCGPPNMDRAPYPRGYEGPNSPRLWNPMAVNRGNPGGPADPSSLVPRNGTPGRNGNSLHSPNSSNVEVTIPHMYLTHVYGENNSNLVQIQQISGANVVVHDSKPGGTEGIVTLSGAADQTQFAQSLIQAFILCGQTAA; via the exons ATGTCTAACAACAAGCGTCCGCCGGACCCCGCTCCTCTCCCCGGCAGCGCCACCGCCAAGCGCCGCCATTTTCCGCCGGAAACTGTCTTCCGTGTCGTGTGTCCGCCCTCAAGGATTGCGGATCTGACGGCCCACACCGGCGACGGAGTTAAGATTCTTGTTGATGACTCTGCTCCTCCAATCTCCGATCACGAATGCATCCTAGTTGTCGTAACCGCTCCATCTGAGCAACCACCAGTTACTGCCGGTGAATGGGAGGGTGGAGTTGAGGCTTCACCGCCTCAGCAATCTCTTGTTAGGGTTTTGGAACGAATCGTGGAGCGTGAAGAACACGGTAGTAATCAGAACGCGAATTCGACGGTTTCGTTTAGACTGGTTGCTCCGAGCTACCAGGTTGGGTGCGTGGTTGGAAGAGGAGGGAAAATTGTGGAGAGGATTAGGCAAGAGAGTGGCGCCAGTGTTAGGGTTTTAGCAAAGGACCAAGTTCCCCTTCCTCCTCCTGGAGATGAGTTCATTCAG ATAACAGGAAACTTTGGTGCAGTGAAGAAGGCGCTTCTCTCTGTTTCAGCTTGTATTTTGGAGAAGGAGGCATCCAATTCTGGCGCTTTTAAATCTTCTGGGCCTGGGGGACACCATGGAGCAGCACCACCTCACCATGTTGAACCTCATCGTGAAAGATATGGTCCTGATAGTCACACCAGGGGTTATGCTCCTTTTCCTGGGCCTGAAAATGCTGGGCATGGTCATAGGCCGTTTATTGAAGAGGATGTTATCTTCAAGCTATTGTGTCAGCACGATAAAGTTGGTAGTCTTATTGGGAAAGGGGGTTCTGTAGTTCGGGCCTTGCAAAATGATACTGGTGCATCCATACAAATTGTTGACACCGGACCTGATTCAGAGGAACGTGTGGTTGTGATAGCTGCACGAGAG AATTCAGATTTAAAGCATTCTCCTGCGCAAGAAGCTGTTATCCGTGTTCATAATCGACTTACAGAGATTGGATTTGAACCTAGTGCTGCAGTTGTTGCTAGGCTGCTTGTGCGTTCCCCACAGGTAGGCTGCCTTTTGGGCAAAGGCGGTCTTGTTATATCTGAAATGCGAAGAGCCACGGGTGCCAGTATACGCattttttcaaaagaacaaattaaattcatatccCAAAATGAAGAAGTTGTACAG GTTATTGGGAACATACAATCCGTACAAGATGCTTTGTTTCACATAACCAGCAGGATTAGGGAGACGATTTTCCCAATGAGGGCTCCTCCAAATTTTAGCGCACCGCCACACATGCCTCCGTTCCCAGACATGCCACCTTCATTTAGACCAAGAAATCACTTGATGTCCTCTGGCCACCCCGCTCATCCTGTTGGCCCTCCTCATGGAATTGACCATTCAGCTGTTCCACCACCGCCACCTGATCAACATGGATTTTCACATGGTATGGGTTGTGGTCCACCTAACATGGACCGAGCTCCATATCCTCGTGGTTATGAAGGACCTAATTCTCCAAGGTTGTGGAATCCTATG GCAGTTAACAGAGGAAATCCAGGTGGACCAGCTGATCCATCGAGTTTGGTTCCAAGAAATGGGACCCCTGGAAG GAATGGGAACTCATTACATAGTCCAAATAGCTCAAACGTTGAGGTCACCATCCCTCACATGTATTTAACCCATGTCTATGGGGAGAACAACAGCAACCTAGTCCAGATTCAACAG ATCTCGGGGGCAAATGTGGTCGTTCATGATTCAAAACCTGGGGGAACTGAAGGCATTGTGACTCTGTCTGGAGCAGCAGATCAAACACAATTTGCTCAGAGTCTAATTCAAGCTTTCATTTTATGTGGGCAGACTGCAGCTTGA
- the LOC107463680 gene encoding GATA transcription factor 28 isoform X2, giving the protein MDGIHGGDSRIHLSEGQHPMHVPYVQEHEHHGLHHMSNGNGMEDDQNNGDDTNCGGSESVEGEIPSNHGNLPENHTAMIDQGGDVGDQLTLSFQGQVYVFDSVSPEKVQAVLLLLGGREVPPTMPAMPILPHQSNQGFTGTPQKFSVPQRLASLLRFREKRKERNFDKKIRYTVRKEVALRMQRNKGQFTSSKPNHDESASGAANWGANESWSSDNNGSQQDIVCRHCGISEKCTPMMRRGPEGPRTLCNACGLMWANKGTLRDLSRAASMAGHNSQLNKNENKDFEANQMVQTVAADVEDSS; this is encoded by the exons ATGGATGGTATTCATGGGGGTGATTCTCGGATACACTTGAGTGAGGGACAGCATCCTATGCATGTGCCATACGTGCAAGAACACGAGCATCATGGATTGCATCATATGAGTAACGGGAATGGGATGGAAGATGATCAGAATAATGGTGATGATACTAACTGCGGTGGAAGTGAGAGTGTTGAAGGTGAAATCCCTTCTAATCATGGAAACCTGCCTGAGAATCACACGGCGATGATCGATCAAGGGGGTGATGTTGGGGATCAACTTACATTGTCTTTTCAGGGCCAAGTTTATGTATTTGACTCTGTGTCGCCGGAAAAG GTTCAAGCTGTACTACTACTATTGGGAGGCCGTGAAGTACCTCCAACTATGCCTGCCATGCCAATATTGCCCCACCAAAGTAACCAG GGATTTACTGGTACTCCACAAAAGTTCAGCGTCCCTCAAAGATTAGCCTCATTGCTAAGATTTCgtgaaaaaaggaaagaaagaaattttgacaaaaaaattcgCTATACTGTTCGTAAAGAAGTAGCATTAAG GATGCAAAGAAATAAAGGTCAGTTTACATCTTCTAAGCCCAATCATGATGAATCTGCATCAGGTGCAGCAAACTGGGGGGCAAATGAAAGCTGGTCATCAGATAACAATGGATCTCAACAAGATATCGT TTGTCGGCACTGCGGCATTAGTGAGAAGTGCACACCGATGATGCGACGTGGACCTGAAGGGCCAAGAACACTCTGCAATGCTTGTGGACTTATGTGGGCAAATAAG GGAACTCTTAGGGACCTATCGAGAGCCGCGTCCATGGCTGGACATAATTCTCAGTTAAACAAGAATGAG AATAAAGATTTTGAGGCCAATCAGATGGTACAAACAGTGGCAGCTGATGTTGAGGATTCTTCATGA
- the LOC107463680 gene encoding GATA transcription factor 28 isoform X1 — MDGIHGGDSRIHLSEGQHPMHVPYVQEHEHHGLHHMSNGNGMEDDQNNGDDTNCGGSESVEGEIPSNHGNLPENHTAMIDQGGDVGDQLTLSFQGQVYVFDSVSPEKVQAVLLLLGGREVPPTMPAMPILPHQSNQQGFTGTPQKFSVPQRLASLLRFREKRKERNFDKKIRYTVRKEVALRMQRNKGQFTSSKPNHDESASGAANWGANESWSSDNNGSQQDIVCRHCGISEKCTPMMRRGPEGPRTLCNACGLMWANKGTLRDLSRAASMAGHNSQLNKNENKDFEANQMVQTVAADVEDSS; from the exons ATGGATGGTATTCATGGGGGTGATTCTCGGATACACTTGAGTGAGGGACAGCATCCTATGCATGTGCCATACGTGCAAGAACACGAGCATCATGGATTGCATCATATGAGTAACGGGAATGGGATGGAAGATGATCAGAATAATGGTGATGATACTAACTGCGGTGGAAGTGAGAGTGTTGAAGGTGAAATCCCTTCTAATCATGGAAACCTGCCTGAGAATCACACGGCGATGATCGATCAAGGGGGTGATGTTGGGGATCAACTTACATTGTCTTTTCAGGGCCAAGTTTATGTATTTGACTCTGTGTCGCCGGAAAAG GTTCAAGCTGTACTACTACTATTGGGAGGCCGTGAAGTACCTCCAACTATGCCTGCCATGCCAATATTGCCCCACCAAAGTAACCAG CAGGGATTTACTGGTACTCCACAAAAGTTCAGCGTCCCTCAAAGATTAGCCTCATTGCTAAGATTTCgtgaaaaaaggaaagaaagaaattttgacaaaaaaattcgCTATACTGTTCGTAAAGAAGTAGCATTAAG GATGCAAAGAAATAAAGGTCAGTTTACATCTTCTAAGCCCAATCATGATGAATCTGCATCAGGTGCAGCAAACTGGGGGGCAAATGAAAGCTGGTCATCAGATAACAATGGATCTCAACAAGATATCGT TTGTCGGCACTGCGGCATTAGTGAGAAGTGCACACCGATGATGCGACGTGGACCTGAAGGGCCAAGAACACTCTGCAATGCTTGTGGACTTATGTGGGCAAATAAG GGAACTCTTAGGGACCTATCGAGAGCCGCGTCCATGGCTGGACATAATTCTCAGTTAAACAAGAATGAG AATAAAGATTTTGAGGCCAATCAGATGGTACAAACAGTGGCAGCTGATGTTGAGGATTCTTCATGA
- the LOC107463696 gene encoding mannosyl-oligosaccharide 1,2-alpha-mannosidase MNS1: MARASRSVTSSGKWKYCNPAYYLKRPKRLAVLFIVFVCASLIVWDRQTLVREHEVEVEELRKEITDMQNRLEVLSNAHGGKVGEVALRRKTTKSSKEVVDDPVDMERREKVKEAMLHAWGSYEKYAWGQDELQPQSKSGINSFGGLGATLIDSLDTLYIMGLDQQFQKARDWVANTLDFNKDYEASVFETTIRVVGGLLSAYDLSGDKVFLDKAKDIADRLLPAWDTATGIPYNIINLSHGRAHNPSWTGGDSILADSGTEQLEFIALSQRTGDSKYQQKVENVITLLNKTFPDDGLLPIYINPHSGRAGYSPVTFGAMGDSFYEYLLKVWIQGNKTSAVKLYREMWEKSMKGLLSLVRRSTPSSFTYLCEKNGGYLSDKMDELACFAPGMVALGSFGYGAEDSQKFLSLAEELAWTCYNFYQSTPTKLAGENYFFHDDQDMSVGTSWNILRPETVESLFYLWRLTGNKTYQEWGWNIFQAFEKNSRIESGYVGLKDVNSGVKDNMMQSFFLAETLKYLYLLFSPPTVIPLDQWVFNTEAHPLRIVQRNEGGSVGNSNEKQKPSFRIGGRKEGRSG; this comes from the exons ATGGCGAGAGCTAGCAGATCAGTGACGAGTAGCGGAAAGTGGAAGTATTGCAACCCTGCCTATTACCTGAAGCGACCAAAGCGTTTGGCTGTGCTCTTCATCGTTTTTGTTTGTGCCTCTTTGATTGTTTGGGATCGTCAAACTCTAGTCAGAGAGCACGAG GTAGAAGTTGAGGAGTTACGGAAAGAAATTACTGATATGCAAAATCGG TTGGAAGTGCTAAGTAATGCCCATGGTGGTAAAGTTGGGGAAGTTGCCTTAAGGAGGAAAACTACCAAGTCTAGTAAAGAGGTCGTAGATGATCCAGTTGACatggagagaagagaaaaagtaaaagaagcTATGCTTCATGCTTGGGGATCTTATGAGAAGTATGCATGGGGCCAAGATGAActtcag CCTCAGTCAAAGAGTGGTATCAACAGTTTTGGAGGTCTTGGGGCAACTTTAATAGATTCACTTGATACACTATACATCATGGGTCTTGATCAACAGTTTCAAAAAGCCCGAGA TTGGGTTGCAAACACTTTGGACTTCAACAAGGATTATGAAGCAAGCGTTTTTGAGACAACCATAAG AGTAGTAGGAGGCCTTCTTAGTGCATATGATCTTTCGGGGGACAAAGTTTTCCTCGACAAGGCTAAAGATATAGCTGACAGATTGCTTCCTGCTTGGGATACAGCTACCGGAATTCCTTATAACATCATCAACTTATCACACGGACGTGCACACAATCCTAGTTGGACCGGC GGTGACAGTATTTTGGCAGATTCTGGCACCGAACAACTAGAATTCATTGCTCTATCTCAAAGGACTGGGGACTCAAAGTATCAGCAGAAG GTTGAGAACGTAATAACACTACTTAATAAAACTTTTCCTGATGATGGGTTACTTCCTATCTACATCAATCCTCACAGTGGAAGGGCTGGATACTCTCCCGTCACGTTTGGTGCCATGGGTGATAG TTTTTATGAATACCTCCTCAAAGTTTGGATACAGGGGAATAAAACTTCAGCTGTAAAACTTTATAG AGAAATGTGGGAGAAATCAATGAAAGGTCTGTTAAGTTTGGTTAGGAGATCAACACCGTCTTCTTTTACTTATCTATGTGAGAAGAATGGAGGATATCTCTCAGACAAA ATGGATGAACTAGCATGCTTTGCTCCAGGGATGGTTGCTTTGGGATCATTTGGTTATGGCGCTGAAGACTCTCAGAAGTTCCTGTCCCTAGCAGAAGAG CTTGCTTGGACATGCTATAACTTCTATCAATCGACCCCAACAAAATTGGCTGGAGAGAACTATTTCTTTCATGATGACCAG GACATGAGTGTGGGTACATCATGGAATATACTGAGGCCGGAGACAGTCGAGTCACTCTTTTACCTCTGGCGTCTAACTGGCAATAAGACATACCAGGAATGGGGTTGGAATATATTTCAAGCTTTTGAGAAGAACTCGCGCATAGAGTCGGGCTACGTTGGACTGAAGGAT GTGAATAGCGGCGTGAAAGACAACATGATGCAAAGCTTTTTCCTTGCGGAGACACTGaagtatctttatcttctgTTTTCGCCTCCGACAGTCATCCCATTAGATCAATGGGTGTTCAATACGGAGGCGCACCCTCTGCGGATTGTGCAAAGGAACGAAGGGGGGTCTGTTGGGAACTCAAATGAGAAGCAAAAGCCTTCTTTTAGAATAGGTGGCAGGAAAGAAGGAAGGTCAGGTTAG
- the LOC107463681 gene encoding metal tolerance protein C4, which yields MRISYYYLARSRLLLRHSSILNQQPPSLPSSHPPNTKSYSSKNLLEGFSPAPPLTSRRFFLLLFDPQRHNRHSNYNYTSHCSVFTRAKQAKNIEINDRHSVRAVTTALWCNFLVFSLKFGVYFATSSHVMLAEVVHSVADFANQALLAYGLSSSRRAPDAIHPYGYSKERFVWSLISAVGIFCLGSGATVVHGVQNLWTSQPPENMQYAVLVICGSFIIEGASLIVAIQAVKKGAAAEGMRLRDYVWRGHDPTSVAVMTEDGAAVTGLLIAGASLIAVNVTGNAIYDPIGSIVVGNLLGMVAIFLIQRNRHALIGRAMDDHDMEKVLRFLKNDPVVDALYDCKSEVIGPGFFRFKAEIDFNGVMVVQNYLTRTGREEWAKQFREAAKKADDAALMKIMSNYGEEVVTALGSEVDRLEKEIQNLVPGIRHVDIEAHNPTDATL from the exons ATGCGAATATCATATTACTACCTTGCTCGCTCTCGTCTTCTTCTTCGCCACTCTTCCATTCTCAACCAACAACCTCCTTCACTTCCTTCTTCGCACCCTCCAAACACCAAATCCTATTCTTCTAAGAACCTTCTAGAAGGCTTCTCTCCCGCACCACCTCTCACCTCCCGCCGCTTCTTCTTGCTCCTCTTCGATCCTCAACGCCACAACCGCCACTCCAATTATAACTATACCTCACACTGCA gtgTCTTCACAAGGGCAAAGCAAGCTAAGAATATTGAAATCAACGATCGACacag TGTACGAGCTGTGACAACTGCACTGTGGTGtaactttcttgttttctctCTCAAGTTTGGAGTGTATTTTGCTACCTCTAGCCATGTTATGTTGGCTGAAGTTGTGCATTCGGTCGCCGATTTTGCAAACCAG GCGCTGCTTGCTTATGGTCTATCTAGCTCAAGGCGTGCGCCAGATGCTATCCATCC TTATGGCTATTCCAAGGAAAGATTTGTTTGGTCTTTGATATCTGCTGTTGGTATCTTTTGTCTTGGTTCTGGTGCCACAGTTGTTCATGGTGTTCAGAACTTGTGGACTTCACAG CCCCCTGAGAACATGCAATATGCAGTTTTGGTCATATGTGGTTCATTTATCATTGAAG GTGCCTCACTTATTGTTGCCATACAAGCTGTAAAGAAAGGTGCAGCCGCCGAGGGAATGAGACTAAGAGATTATGTTTGGCGTGGCCATGATCCTACATCTGTTGCAGTAATGACCGAG GATGGTGCTGCTGTGACAGGCCTTCTTATTGCTGGGGCATCATTGATTGCAGTGAATGTCACTGGAAATGCTATTTATGATCCCATAGGCTCAATCGTAGTTGGCAACTTACTTGGCATG GTAGCCATATTTCTTATCCAGAGAAATCGACATGCTTTAATTGGCAGAGCTATGGATGACCATGATATGGAGAAAGTGCttcgatttttgaaaaatgatccG GTTGTAGATGCTCTCTATGATTGCAAAAGCGAAGTTATTGGGCCAGGATTCTTCAGATTTAAGGCAGAAATAG ATTTTAATGGAGTTATGGTGGTGCAAAATTATCTGACAAGGACAGGACGTGAAGAGTGGGCTAAACAG TTTCGCGAAGCTGCAAAAAAGGCTGATGATGCCGCCCTAATGAAGATTATGTCAAATTATG GTGAGGAAGTAGTTACAGCATTAGGAAGTGAAGTGGATAGGTTGGAGAAGGAGATCCAAAATCTTGTCCCCGGTATTCGGCATGTTGATATTGAAGCACACAATCCAACAGATGCGACCTTGTAG